The following coding sequences lie in one Arachis ipaensis cultivar K30076 chromosome B03, Araip1.1, whole genome shotgun sequence genomic window:
- the LOC107631815 gene encoding uncharacterized protein LOC107631815: MALEWVVLGYAAAAEAIMVLLLTIPGLDGLRRGLIAVTRNLLKPFLSVVPFCLFLLMDIYWKYETRPSCEGDSCTPTEHLRHQKSIMKSQRNALLIASALLFYWLLYSVTNLVVKIEQLNQRVERLKNRD; this comes from the coding sequence ATGGCGCTCGAGTGGGTTGTGCTAGGCTACGCTGCTGCCGCAGAGGCAATCATGGTCCTCCTCCTTACCATCCCCGGCCTCGACGGCCTTCGCAGGGGTCTCATCGCCGTCACGCGCAACCTCCTAAAACCGTTCCTCTCCGTGGTTCCGTTCTGCCTCTTCCTGTTAATGGACATTTACTGGAAGTACGAGACAAGGCCTTCCTGCGAGGGAGATTCGTGCACTCCCACGGAGCACCTCCGCCACCAGAAGTCCATCATGAAGAGTCAGCGCAACGCCCTCCTCATCGCCTCCGCGCTCCTCTTTTACTGGCTTCTCTACTCCGTCACCAACCTCGTCGTCAAGATCGAGCAGTTGAACCAGCGCGTTGAGCGCTTGAAGAATCGCGATTGA
- the LOC107631816 gene encoding plant UBX domain-containing protein 2, with protein sequence MDDVKDKMKGFMKKVNNSFTSSSSAKFKGQGRVLGSSSSPSPPPYATANSTSTPRPRPLNSNPTPPPHKATASSGERDRKPPTSGFDPFDSFVTSSKRSQNGYSLNVYECPVCGNSFRSEDEVSEHVDTCLSNNGERADVSQLPDTGADSNAELEVCVGTYVSGKPSHGSIDILLKLLKNVVREPENAKFRKIRLGNPKIKEAVAEVIGGTELICFLGFELKDENGETWAVMELPSEEQIRLIKKATLLLESQLVLQVSPKSENLAAASADNIDAKPESKPIDRQVKVFFAVPETVAAKIELPDSFYKLSVEEVRREAELRRKKIEESQLLIPKSLKEKQAKAAKKRYTKAIIRVQFPDGVVLQGVFSPWEPTMALYEFVSSALKQPGLEFELMHPVVVRRQAIPRFAKAGENSKTLEDEDLVPSALIKFKPLETDSVVFTGLKNELLQISEPLVNA encoded by the exons ATGGACGACgttaaagataagatgaaaggCTTCATGAAGAAAGTCAACAACTCTTTCACCTCTTCATCCTCCGCCAAATTCAAGGGACAAGGTCGTGTCTTGggatcttcttcttctccctctcctcctccCTATGCAACCGCTAATTCCACTTCCACCCCTCGCCCTCGCCCCCTCAATTCCAATCCCACGCCCCCGCCCCACAAAGCCACCGCCTCTTCCGGCGAGAGGGATCGCAAACCTCCAACTTCTGGGTTCGACCCATTTGATTCATTCGTCACATCATCCAAGAGATCTCAAAACGGGTATTCACTTAATGTATATGAGTGTCCTGTTTGTGGCAATTCTTTTAGATCCGAAGATGAGGTTTCGGAGCATGTGGACACTTGTTTGAGTAACAACGGTGAGCGTGCTGATGTGTCTCAATTGCCAGACACTGGAGCCGACTCCAATGCTGAATTGGAGGTTTGTGTTGGCACTTACGTCTCAGGGAAGCCTTCCCACGGATCCATCGACATTCTTTTGAAGCTGTTGAAGAATGTTGTTAGAGAGCCTGAAAATGCCAAGTTTAGGAAGATCAGATTgggcaatcctaaaattaaggaGGCTGTTGCCGAGGTTATCGGTGGAACTGAGTTGATTTGCTTTCTTGGCTTTGAACTTAAGGACGAGAATGGCGAGACTTGGGCCGTCATGGAGCTTCCTTCAGAAGAGCAGATAAGATTGATCAAGAAAGCAACACTGTTGCTGGAATCACAGCTGGTGCTGCAAGTATCTCCAAAGAGTGAGAATTTGGCTGCAGCTTCTGCTGACAACATAGATGCAAAACCTGAATCCAAGCCTATCGACAGACAG GTGAAGGTCTTCTTTGCCGTTCCTGAAACTGTTGCAGCAAAAATTGAGCTACCAGATTCCTTCTATAAACTTTCAGTTGAAGAGGTGAGAAGAGAAGCTGAAttaaggagaaaaaagattgaaGAGTCTCAGCTTTTAATTCCCAAGTCATTAAAGGAAAAGCAAGCAAAAGCTGCCAAGAAGAGATACACAAAAGCTATTATTAGGGTTCAGTTTCCAGATGGAGTTGTACTTCAAGGTGTATTTTCTCCATGGGAACCAACTATGGCCCTCTATGAG TTTGTCAGTTCTGCATTGAAACAACCAGGTTTGGAGTTTGAGCTAATGCATCCGGTAGTAGTCCGACGGCAGGCAATCCCTCGGTTCGCCAAAGCAGGGGAGAACAGTAAAACATTGGAGGATGAGGACTTGGTACCTTCAGCTCTAATCAAGTTCAAGCCACTGGAAACAGATTCTGTTGTTTTCACGGGTCTCAAAAACGAATTGCTTCAAATCAGTGAGCCGCTTGTAAATGCTTAA
- the LOC107633936 gene encoding uncharacterized protein LOC107633936, which translates to MVVEENNSNNNGGWAPIGSPMNVNVQSRDDSHLTNFESSVNVVSFGFVATAILISMFLLMAIFERFLRPNNSDEFSPSARRTSTDLEPQMAFPGKLGHPSPKSAFFHAKKCFLSCQKCFLSLVFY; encoded by the coding sequence ATGGTGGTTGAAgagaacaacagcaacaacaatggTGGGTGGGCACCAATAGGGTCTCCAATGAATGTGAATGTGCAGAGCAGAGATGACTCCCATTTGACCAACTTTGAGAGTTCAGTCAACGTTGTCTCCTTTGGCTTTGTGGCCACTGCCATCCTCATCTCCATGTTCCTTCTCATGGCCATCTTTGAGAGGTTCCTTAGACCCAACAACTCCGATGAATTCTCCCCTTCTGCTCGCCGGACTTCCACTGATCTTGAGCCCCAGATGGCCTTTCCCGGCAAGCTTGGCCACCCTTCACCCAAAAGTGCTTTCTTTCATGCCAAAAAGTGCTTTCTTTCATGCCAAAAGTGCTTTCTTTCTTTGGTGTTTTACTGA